The Armatimonadota bacterium DNA window AGGTCTTAGCGCCGCCGGGGTGCTGCAACCGGCACTGCCGCAATCAATCGATGAGACGGCAGAGGCGCTGCACCGGCTGGCGGACGAATTGGCGCCGTACAGGCCGTCGCGGTCGAATCCGGCCAAGCTCCTTGCGCTGCGCTTCTGGCAGGCTCTGCCGGTGGTCTATGGCGTTGAGCCGTTGTGTCACGTGGCGGCCTACCGATGGAAATGCCAGCTGAACGAGAACGCCAAAATGCTCGCGATTAGCGGCGGCTTGCCCGAACAGAACCACAACGAAGTATTGGCGTGGGGCCGCATAGCTGAACAAGCGCCGAACTCTTTTCCGGTGTGGCTACGGACGACCGGCCCATTTGGCGATTCCCGCATGACGCAGCGGGTTGAAGCTACGCGGCGCGTTCTCGGCAGCGACGTAGACTCCGTTGAGGTCCGCGCGTGCTCGGGCAGCAGCTTGACGCAGTTACTGTGGTTATGCCTGTACGGTGACTTTGTGTCGCTCTATTGCGCACTGCTCGGTGGAGTAGACCCTACAGCTATTGGCGCCATCGACGCGCTAAAGCTCGCCATGTCAAAGGCATAACTCAACGCTGCCCGGCTGACGCAGTTTCGAGGTATTCCGATCGAGCCGCGGCCGCCTCCCAATGGGCCAGGGCGCGATTCAATGCAGCCTGAACGCCGCCGTGCTCCTGCGATATACCGACGATATCATCACCGGGCTGTGGCGCCGAGAGCGCGCTCTCGATCGCGCCCAGTCGCCGCTCCAGCCGCGCAATCTCCGCTTCGGCCGCAGCCAGAACCGACCGCATACGACGGCGTTCACGGTTTCGATCAAAGGCGTTCATCGCATCAATATCCGGATGACTGCCGCTTCGCGGTTGACCGGAAGTTGCGTGCCCGGCAATCGGACCCAGATCGGGAGTCGGTGCTTTCGGCCACACGCCGCTGGCGCGCATCTGATTATAGGTGCCATCAAACAGCACGGCCGCGCCGTTGGCAATAGCCAGTGTTCGGTCGCAAGCCGCGTTGAGCAGGTACCGGTCGTGGGACACCAGCAGCAGCGTGCCATCGTACGCTTGCAGCATCGCTGCAAGCGCCTCGCGCGACTCCACGTCGAGATGGTTCGTCGGCTCATCGAGGATCAGCAGATTCGGTCGCAGCCAGGTGATCTGAGCAAGCGCCAGCCGATTCTTCTCACCGCCGGAAAGCAGACGGACCTGCCGGTAGACGTCGTCGCCGGTAAACAGAAATCGGCCCAGGTGCGTCCTCGCCGTCTGAGGTGGAACGTCCGCCACGGCGAGAAAGTTTTCGATCACCGTGGAGTCGAGATCCAGGTCGCCGGTCTCCTGGGCAAAATAGCCCATGGTTACGGAGGCCCCGAGCCGCAGGTAGCCTTCGCTCGGCGCCTCACGTCCGATCACCATGCGCACGAACGTCGATTTGCCACTGCCGTTAGGACCCGCGATGCCGACGCGCTCACCCCGCCGGATCAACCCCGAAAGGCCCGTGAACAGCACGCGGTCACCAAATCGTTTGCCGAGCCCGTTGAAGGCCAGCACCTCTTCACCGCTCATCGCGGAGCTCTTTACGCCGAGCCGCGGCGCCGATCCGGCGCGGACCGGTGCCGCGGTGGCGCCGGCACGGATTCGGTCAGCCCACCGTTTGCGCATCACCGCCTGTGATCGCTTCGAGGGCGTGTTCTTCCACTTCTCAAAGAACTCGGTCAGGCGCGCGATCTCGCGTTGCTCCCGTTCGTGCACCTCAGCCTGTCTTTGATCGCGCATCTGCTTCTGCACGCGCCATGCCGAGTAGTTTCCCGGCGTTACTGTGATCACCGAGCGCTCGAGCTCAGCGACTCCTGTTACGACATGATCCAGAAGCACGCGGTCATGCGAAACCAGAAGCAGCGCTCCACCAAAGTCGCGCAGATATCCTTCCAGCCACTCAGTGGCTTCAATATCCAGATGGTTGGTCGGCTCGTCCAGATAGAGGATATCCGGACCGGAGAGCAGCAGCCGGGCGATGGCCAGTCGCGTCTTTTCACCACCGGAGAGTCTGGAGCATGGCTTATCAAGGTCTGCTGCAGCAAAACCCAGGCGCGACAGCACCAGCGGGACGTCGCGGAGGGCCTCGTATCCACCCATCTGATCGAAGCGCTCGCACAACAGGCCATACTCCTCGAGTACGACCGCCTGCTCTTCGCCCGTCAGGTCGGCGAGCTGCCGCTCGGCTTCGTGCATCCGGCGTTCCATTTCGCGAACGTGCGCGAATGCCGCCTCGGCTTCTTGCAGTACCGTGTTTTCCGAGTCGACCGCGGCTTCCTGGCGCAGATAGCCGAATTGAATGCCGTGCGCGTACTGAATCGTGCCGGTGTCCGGAGCCATCTGGCCGGCCAGTATGCGGAGCAGCGTCGTTTTGCCGGTGCCGTTTCTGCCAATTAGCCCCAGCTTCTGCCGCCACTCCAGCCGCAGATTCAGGCCATGCAAAACCGTATCGGCGCCGAAGCTCTTCTCTATGCCCTGCACAACGAGCAGGCTCATCGTGGCGCGCCGGGAAAGCCTACCACTCTATGGCAGAACCTGTATGTGCGTTTGAAATGCGTTGTCATCGATAAATCGTGCGCCGCCAGCTACCAGTCCAACCCGGAAGATGTGATCTCCGGGCGTCTCCACGCGAATAAAGCCGGTAACGGTAGTGACCTCACCAGGTCCCAAGGTCGGCCTGCTGAATCCGAACATCCAGGGCCATGAACCCGGGTCGTTTGCGCCGGGATGGTCGGAGGTAACCCGAAGGTCCAGCGCTCCGTTCACCTCCGCCGCACCGATGTCCCAATAGGCCTGTTTCTCGGTGTAGGTAAAACCGGCTGTCGGCTGCGTAATCAGGCTGGCGGGTCCCGGCAGATTGTTCCGCACGGTAAAGGTTACCTTGAGCAGGTCGCCGGCGTGCAGGCTGGTGGGTGAAAACGTTGCCGTCAGCAGGTGCGGCGACTGCGCCGGGGCCACCGTAACCGTAAGCGGCACCGGTGCGCTGGACGGCGCTCCGCGCTGTCCGAGAATAAGGTTGTAGCGCGATGATATCAACAGCCCCGCAGGTTGGCCCAACTGCAGGCTGTGCGGACCTTGATGAAGTACCGGAGTGGGTTTGCCGTTGAGCCATGCCTCCACGGGTATTCCAGCGCGCGCGCCGCTGAACTGCACGGTGAGCCGCTCACCCAGCGCCGCGGGATTCGGCGCCAGTGCTGTAACCCGCAAGCGAGCTGCCGGCCACCGGACCTCCGGCTCTCCGGCCGAAACGAAGCCCGTCGAGGAGAAGACGCGCACGACTGCCCGTGACGGTACTGGCTGATACCAAAACCCGCGCGGAAGCAGAAAACCACGCTGCGCCGAT harbors:
- a CDS encoding bifunctional phosphoglucose/phosphomannose isomerase; this encodes MAPEPPLEGEAERLDQLTTTHGLAAADPAGMAGLITALPDQLRAVPAEVGAQIAQSGARPGLVIAAGMGGSAIAADCAAAISAEAGAAAVIPWRNYGLPTWAGDDAMFVAISYSGNTEETLSGYAAARERQLRRFAITSGGELAAMCAEDNVPVYSIPEGQPPRTALGWLLMPLLEGLSAAGVLQPALPQSIDETAEALHRLADELAPYRPSRSNPAKLLALRFWQALPVVYGVEPLCHVAAYRWKCQLNENAKMLAISGGLPEQNHNEVLAWGRIAEQAPNSFPVWLRTTGPFGDSRMTQRVEATRRVLGSDVDSVEVRACSGSSLTQLLWLCLYGDFVSLYCALLGGVDPTAIGAIDALKLAMSKA
- a CDS encoding ABC-F family ATP-binding cassette domain-containing protein, encoding MSLLVVQGIEKSFGADTVLHGLNLRLEWRQKLGLIGRNGTGKTTLLRILAGQMAPDTGTIQYAHGIQFGYLRQEAAVDSENTVLQEAEAAFAHVREMERRMHEAERQLADLTGEEQAVVLEEYGLLCERFDQMGGYEALRDVPLVLSRLGFAAADLDKPCSRLSGGEKTRLAIARLLLSGPDILYLDEPTNHLDIEATEWLEGYLRDFGGALLLVSHDRVLLDHVVTGVAELERSVITVTPGNYSAWRVQKQMRDQRQAEVHEREQREIARLTEFFEKWKNTPSKRSQAVMRKRWADRIRAGATAAPVRAGSAPRLGVKSSAMSGEEVLAFNGLGKRFGDRVLFTGLSGLIRRGERVGIAGPNGSGKSTFVRMVIGREAPSEGYLRLGASVTMGYFAQETGDLDLDSTVIENFLAVADVPPQTARTHLGRFLFTGDDVYRQVRLLSGGEKNRLALAQITWLRPNLLILDEPTNHLDVESREALAAMLQAYDGTLLLVSHDRYLLNAACDRTLAIANGAAVLFDGTYNQMRASGVWPKAPTPDLGPIAGHATSGQPRSGSHPDIDAMNAFDRNRERRRMRSVLAAAEAEIARLERRLGAIESALSAPQPGDDIVGISQEHGGVQAALNRALAHWEAAAARSEYLETASAGQR